The Prochlorococcus marinus str. MIT 9301 genome segment TTTTCAATATTTCCTATTTTTATAAGCTCTTTTTTTCCAAGAATTCGATCATTTTCTCCACATAATGTTTTGATTGGGATATTTTGGATATATTTTTGAGTGCCTGCAAAACCACCACTTTTTGCAAATGATGCGAGTGAATTTCTCCATCCTTTACAACCTAAATGAATTGAAGCAATTTGCTCTTCCATCTTACCAACGCATTCATTTGGGAAAGCAAATGCTTGCCTACAAAGACTTTTTCTGACCTGAGGCAATCCAAGAAATGAGGCGCCAATTTGGTTAAAAGGGAAAGGAATACTCTTAGGGTCTCCAAACAATCCGGCGGGGGACAAAAGGATAATTTTATCAATAGAATCAGGAATTTCATAAGCAAGTTTTAAAGCTGTTGAGCCTCCCATAGAGGCACCAATAATTTTTAGATTCTTTGTTATGTTTAAGGTCTTAAGGAGATCAATTAAATGCGCAATTATTTTCGAGGAATTATATTCATTTGTTGCGCACCTGGGACTAAAACCAAAACCCAGCAGATCAGGAACGATAACTTGAAAATTTCTTTTTAGTGATTTATATATTCTTCTGAATTCTAAAAAACTACTATCAAAGCCATGTAGAAGAAGTATAGGTTGACCTTTTCCTCCCATAACTACTGGGAATTTTAAGGAGTTCCAGTTTTGGTTAAATTTTATCCACTCAACATCATTTGCCAAATAAAGACCTAAGGGGTCTAGTAGTGACAATTTGGCACTTTCAAAAAATTCTATATTTACATCACTTAATTGTTCAAAATTGTTTTTAGTCAAAAAAATATTTATGTTTTAATTTTTTGTTTTTCAAAATTTGTAATAACTTCTATTATTTCCCCTTTACTAATTTCAAAAGGCAAAAAGTGAATCTCAGATTTATCTCGACAAGTAAAATCAGCAATTTTTTCTAAATTATTATTTTCAAAAACATTTATGCCAAGTTGTCCGATAGTAGTTGGTAAATTCAATTCTTCCATGAGTACAAATAATTGTTTAATTGATTGATCAGCTAATTTATTATTATTTTTCATTTCTTCTAGTCTTAATTGCAATAATAATCCAACCCCAACAATCTCACCATGTAAGAATTTATTAGGGGTGATTATCTGAGTAATTGCATTATGAAAAGCGTGTGCTGCTGCTGTCCTACATTTTTCTCCACCAATACCGCCAACTAATCCTGCTGTAAGTCCACATGCTTCAACAGTATTTTGCCAAGATATATTATTTTCAAATTGACCCTTAAATGCTTTTCCTCCATCTATTAAAAGTTGATCTCTTAAAACTCTTGATATCTGAATTGCTTGTTGAACAAGACCGTCGTCTATTTTTGAACTTGTTATTGAGGATTCATACCATTTTGCCAAGGCATCTGCTATGCCACTTGCAAGTGTTCTTGATGGAGCTGTTTGAATAAACTTATGATCAAAAACTAGTATTTTCGGACAAGATCCTAATGCGACATCTTTTATAAATTGACCATCCTTTGTATAAATATTCGATAAGGCAGTCCAACCAGCACATGTAGAGGCGCTAAGCGGAACTGTAATACAAGGGATATTAAGAGACTCGGCTATATATTTTCCAGAGTCTAGAACTTTGCCACCTCCAGCTGCGATAACAGAATCATTATTATTATTTGAGATAATGTTCTTAACTCTTGAAATATCTTCGTAACAACAATCAAATTGCAAATTAGCAGAATTTACAGTTAATTTTTGACTTTTTAAATCATTAAAAATATTATTTCTCAAATTATTCGTTTGAAACCCTCTACCTAGAATTAATGGTCTTTTAGTTAATTTAGTAATCTGAGGTAAAGATTTTTCCCAAGCAGAATTTCCCCTGTATATTGTTTCTGGAGAGATAGACTGCATATTTACTTTGAATAATTAGAAGTTAGCACCTGCTAGCTCTTGAGAAGATTCTTCAGAAGAAATATTTATAGTAACTTTTTTATTATCATCTATATCAACTAAAGCATTATCTCCGTCTTTAATTCTTCCAGAAAGAACTTCTTCAGCCAAACTATCTTCTAGTAAACGCATAACTGCCCTTCTTAAAGGTCTCGCTCCGTATGAAGGATTGTAACCTTCTTCAACAAGTCTTTCTTTAAAAGCATCGGTGACATTTAATTTAATACCTTTATCTTGTAGTCGGATAAAAACTTCTTGCAACATTATTTCAGCAATTTCTTTAACTTCATTTTTAGTTAATTGTCTAAATACAATTATTTCATCAAGTCTATTTAAAAATTCAGGCCTAAAGTATTGCTTAAGTTCTTCATTAACTAGTGATTTAATTCTATTATATTGGCTATCTTCAACTGAATCACCTGAGAATTCAAAACCTAGTCCACCACCACCTTTTTCGATAACTTTTGAACCGATATTAGAGGTCATTATTAATAATGTATTTTTAAAATCTACAGTTCTCCCTTTGGAGTCAGTTAATCTTCCGTCTTCAAGTAGTTGCAATAATAAGTTAAAAACATCTGGATGCGCCTTTTCAACTTCATCAAATAAAACAACGGTGTAAGGGCGTCTTCTAACAGCTTCAGTAAGCTGACCACCTTCATTAAAACCAACATAGCCAGGAGGAGAGCCTATAAGTTTACTAACTGTATGTCTTTCCATGAATTCTGACATATCTAATCTGATCATTGCTTCTTCACTACCGAAGAAATATGAAGCCAATGATTTAGTCAATTCAGTTTTACCAACACCAGTAGGTCCAGAAAAGATAAAACTTGCTATGGGTCTATTAGGATTTTTTAATCCAACTCTTGCTCTTCTTATAGCTCTTGACACAGCCTTTACAGCTTCATCTTGTCCAATCAGTCTTTGGTGAAGTGTTTCCTCCATATTGAGAAGCTTGACTGATTCTGTTTCTGTTAATTTTTGAACAGGAACACCTGTCCATGAAGCCACAATATGAGCTACATCCTCTTCACTGACAAGAGGACTTTGTAAAAGTTTAGAATCACTTTTTGCAGAATTATCAGGATCAGTTTGATCTACAGCTGTAGATTCTTTCTTATTATCCAAAACCTCTTTAATTTTTGCAGACAATTCCATCTCTTTTTCGCGTAATTGCCCAGCCTGATCAAAATTTTGGTCTCTTACAGATTCTTCCTTCTGTTTTTGGATTTGTCTTAATTCTCTATCTATTTGTTTTGCTTCAGGCGGAAGTTTAGAGTTTATTAAACGCACCCTACTTCCAGCCTCATCGATAAGGTCAATAGCCTTATCAGGTAAAAACCTATCAGATATGTAACGATCACCTAAATGAGCGGCGGCCTCTAGGGCATCATCAGTAATTTTTAGTCGATGATGTTGTTCGTAACGCTCTCTGAGACCTTTTAAAATTTCGATTGTATCTTCTATGGATGGTTCCCCAACCATTACAGGCTGGAATCTTCTTTCTAAAGCAGCATCTCTTTCAATATGTTTTCTATATTCGTCTAGAGTTGTTGCTCCAATACATTGAAGTTCCCCTCTAGCTAATGCTGGCTTAAGTATATTTGCTGCATCTATAGCTCCTTCAGCAGCTCCAGCACCAATTAAAGTATGCACTTCATCTATGACAAGAATGACGTTACCCGCTGATTTAATTTCTTCCATAATTTTTTTTAACCTTTCTTCAAATTCACCTCTATATTTTGTTCCTGCTACCAAAAGACCTATATCAAGGGTCAAAACTCTTTTATCTTCAAGTATGTCTGGAATATCGCCAGTTTGTATTCTTTGAGCTAAACCTTCTGCGATAGCTGTTTTACCTACACCTGGCTCCCCAATAAGAACAGGATTATTTTTTGTCCTCCTACCTAGTATTTGAACGACACGATCTATTTCTGAATGGCGACCAACGACTGGATCTAATTTTGATTCACTTGCTAATTTTGTTAAATTTGTTCCGAATTCATCAAGGGTAGCAGTTTTTAAGTTGCCCTTGTTTGAGCTACCCCCGGTGCCAACTTCGGCGGTTTCACCAAGCATCCTTATAACTTGAGTTCTAACTTTTGTGAGGTCAATATTAAGATTTTCAAGAACTCTTGCAGCCACACCTTCACCTTCTCTTATTAAACCTAACAATAAATGTTCTGTACCAATGTAATTGTGGCCAAGTTGACGAGCCTCTTCCAAAGATAGTTCCAAAACTCTTTTAGCTCTGGGAGTAAAAGGTATTTCTACAGCTACA includes the following:
- a CDS encoding alpha/beta fold hydrolase; amino-acid sequence: MTKNNFEQLSDVNIEFFESAKLSLLDPLGLYLANDVEWIKFNQNWNSLKFPVVMGGKGQPILLLHGFDSSFLEFRRIYKSLKRNFQVIVPDLLGFGFSPRCATNEYNSSKIIAHLIDLLKTLNITKNLKIIGASMGGSTALKLAYEIPDSIDKIILLSPAGLFGDPKSIPFPFNQIGASFLGLPQVRKSLCRQAFAFPNECVGKMEEQIASIHLGCKGWRNSLASFAKSGGFAGTQKYIQNIPIKTLCGENDRILGKKELIKIGNIEKLNFVGLQNCGHLPHIDLPSLSSKIIKDYFLE
- a CDS encoding iron-containing alcohol dehydrogenase family protein, producing MQSISPETIYRGNSAWEKSLPQITKLTKRPLILGRGFQTNNLRNNIFNDLKSQKLTVNSANLQFDCCYEDISRVKNIISNNNNDSVIAAGGGKVLDSGKYIAESLNIPCITVPLSASTCAGWTALSNIYTKDGQFIKDVALGSCPKILVFDHKFIQTAPSRTLASGIADALAKWYESSITSSKIDDGLVQQAIQISRVLRDQLLIDGGKAFKGQFENNISWQNTVEACGLTAGLVGGIGGEKCRTAAAHAFHNAITQIITPNKFLHGEIVGVGLLLQLRLEEMKNNNKLADQSIKQLFVLMEELNLPTTIGQLGINVFENNNLEKIADFTCRDKSEIHFLPFEISKGEIIEVITNFEKQKIKT
- a CDS encoding ATP-dependent Clp protease ATP-binding subunit, translated to MFERFTEKAIKVIMLAQEEARRLGHNFVGTEQILLGLIGEGTGVAAKVLKSLGVNLKDSRIEVEKIIGRGSGFVAVEIPFTPRAKRVLELSLEEARQLGHNYIGTEHLLLGLIREGEGVAARVLENLNIDLTKVRTQVIRMLGETAEVGTGGSSNKGNLKTATLDEFGTNLTKLASESKLDPVVGRHSEIDRVVQILGRRTKNNPVLIGEPGVGKTAIAEGLAQRIQTGDIPDILEDKRVLTLDIGLLVAGTKYRGEFEERLKKIMEEIKSAGNVILVIDEVHTLIGAGAAEGAIDAANILKPALARGELQCIGATTLDEYRKHIERDAALERRFQPVMVGEPSIEDTIEILKGLRERYEQHHRLKITDDALEAAAHLGDRYISDRFLPDKAIDLIDEAGSRVRLINSKLPPEAKQIDRELRQIQKQKEESVRDQNFDQAGQLREKEMELSAKIKEVLDNKKESTAVDQTDPDNSAKSDSKLLQSPLVSEEDVAHIVASWTGVPVQKLTETESVKLLNMEETLHQRLIGQDEAVKAVSRAIRRARVGLKNPNRPIASFIFSGPTGVGKTELTKSLASYFFGSEEAMIRLDMSEFMERHTVSKLIGSPPGYVGFNEGGQLTEAVRRRPYTVVLFDEVEKAHPDVFNLLLQLLEDGRLTDSKGRTVDFKNTLLIMTSNIGSKVIEKGGGGLGFEFSGDSVEDSQYNRIKSLVNEELKQYFRPEFLNRLDEIIVFRQLTKNEVKEIAEIMLQEVFIRLQDKGIKLNVTDAFKERLVEEGYNPSYGARPLRRAVMRLLEDSLAEEVLSGRIKDGDNALVDIDDNKKVTINISSEESSQELAGANF